A region from the Simiduia sp. 21SJ11W-1 genome encodes:
- a CDS encoding RNA polymerase factor sigma-54, whose protein sequence is MKPSLQLKLGQQLTMTPQLQQAIRLLQLSTLDLQAEIQEALESNPMLEMADGDDTGADNAADHPDNSQSAQPDGKDANDNAPDTPATDTTSDTSMDADWNNDIPDDLPVDTNWDDIYTSGPASAGPASDDDRDYERDDSGGETLQEHLLWQLNLTPMSDRDRVIAMAIIDAIEPSGLLASPLEEITEGLGQDADLQDDPLEHDEVLAVLHRLQQFDPPGVGGQDLSECLLIQLRTLPATTPFLDAAKLIVKDHLALLGSRDYKQLMRRCKLKESELAETIGLIQTLNPRPGESISRAETEYVVPDVFVSKKQDRWLVELNPDIAPKIRINSGYASLVKRADTSKDNNFLRDNLQEARWFLKSLQSRNETLLKVASCIVEKQVGFFEHGPEAMKPMVLHDIAEEVGMHESTISRVTTQKYMHTPQGIYELKYFFSSHVSTDSGGECSSTAIRAIIKKLVAAENPKKPLSDSKITKLLEEQGIQVARRTIAKYRESLGIAASNERKRLI, encoded by the coding sequence ATGAAGCCATCTCTACAGCTAAAACTCGGTCAGCAGCTGACCATGACGCCGCAGTTGCAACAGGCCATCCGGCTGCTGCAATTGTCGACACTGGACTTACAGGCCGAAATCCAGGAGGCGCTGGAATCCAACCCTATGCTCGAGATGGCAGACGGCGATGACACAGGCGCCGATAACGCCGCAGACCACCCAGACAACAGCCAATCTGCCCAGCCAGACGGCAAAGACGCAAACGACAACGCCCCGGATACCCCCGCAACCGACACCACCAGCGACACCTCGATGGATGCCGACTGGAATAACGACATTCCAGACGACCTGCCGGTAGATACCAACTGGGACGACATCTACACCTCGGGCCCCGCCAGCGCAGGCCCGGCATCGGACGACGATCGCGACTACGAGCGCGACGACAGCGGCGGCGAAACCCTGCAAGAACATTTGCTGTGGCAGCTCAACCTCACGCCCATGTCTGATCGTGATCGGGTGATTGCCATGGCCATCATCGATGCCATAGAGCCCAGCGGGCTGTTGGCCTCACCTCTGGAAGAAATAACCGAGGGCCTGGGCCAAGACGCCGATCTGCAAGATGACCCCCTCGAACACGATGAAGTACTGGCGGTGCTGCACCGGCTGCAACAATTCGACCCGCCAGGCGTTGGCGGTCAGGATTTATCGGAATGCCTGCTGATTCAGTTGCGCACACTACCGGCCACTACACCTTTTCTGGATGCTGCTAAACTGATTGTTAAGGATCACTTGGCCCTGCTAGGCAGCCGCGATTACAAGCAACTCATGCGCCGCTGTAAGCTCAAGGAATCAGAGCTTGCCGAAACCATCGGGCTGATCCAAACCCTTAACCCGCGCCCGGGCGAGAGTATCAGCCGGGCTGAAACCGAGTATGTCGTCCCGGATGTCTTTGTCAGCAAAAAACAGGATCGGTGGCTAGTGGAGCTCAATCCAGATATCGCGCCCAAGATCCGTATCAACTCAGGCTACGCGTCGCTGGTAAAGCGCGCCGACACCAGCAAAGATAACAACTTCCTGCGCGATAACCTGCAAGAGGCCCGCTGGTTTTTAAAGAGCCTGCAAAGCCGCAACGAAACATTACTCAAGGTGGCCAGCTGCATTGTTGAAAAACAGGTGGGCTTTTTCGAACACGGCCCGGAAGCCATGAAACCCATGGTGCTGCACGACATCGCCGAAGAAGTTGGCATGCATGAATCCACCATATCCCGGGTGACTACGCAAAAGTACATGCACACCCCCCAGGGCATTTACGAACTCAAGTATTTCTTCTCAAGCCACGTGAGCACAGACTCAGGCGGCGAGTGTTCCTCAACGGCAATTCGCGCCATCATCAAGAAGCTGGTGGCCGCAGAGAACCCCAAAAAGCCCTTGAGCGACAGCAAAATTACCAAGCTCTTAGAAGAGCAAGGCATTCAGGTGGCCAGGCGTACCATCGCCAAGTACCGGGAGTCTCTCGGTATCGCGGCCTCGAATGAGCGAAAGCGACTGATTTAG
- the lptB gene encoding LPS export ABC transporter ATP-binding protein, producing the protein MSQLQALNLAKSYKGRRVVIDVSMEVNSGQIVGLLGPNGAGKTTCFYMIAGLVESDAGRVSIDDQDLTPLPIHGRARAGIGYLPQEASVFRKLTVANNILAILETRKELNRKQRLARMEDLLEEFHITHIRDSLGMALSGGERRRVEIARALATEPRFILLDEPFAGVDPISVGDIKGIIKHLKDRGIGVLITDHNVRETLSICEKAYIVSEGHIIAEGDASTVLANQRVREVYLGDQFTL; encoded by the coding sequence ATGAGCCAGTTGCAAGCACTGAACCTGGCCAAGAGCTACAAGGGCCGCCGGGTAGTAATCGACGTATCGATGGAGGTAAACAGCGGCCAGATAGTGGGCCTCTTGGGCCCCAATGGCGCCGGCAAAACCACTTGCTTTTACATGATTGCGGGCCTGGTAGAAAGCGATGCCGGGCGCGTGAGCATCGACGATCAGGACTTAACCCCCCTGCCCATTCACGGGCGCGCACGGGCGGGCATCGGCTATCTTCCGCAAGAGGCCTCGGTATTTCGCAAACTCACCGTGGCCAACAATATTCTTGCCATTCTGGAAACCCGCAAAGAGCTCAACCGCAAACAGCGCTTAGCGCGCATGGAAGATTTGCTGGAAGAGTTTCACATTACCCACATCCGCGACAGCCTGGGCATGGCGCTGTCGGGCGGCGAACGCCGTCGGGTGGAAATTGCCCGGGCCCTGGCCACCGAGCCACGGTTTATTTTGCTGGATGAACCCTTCGCCGGAGTCGACCCCATTTCCGTGGGCGATATCAAAGGCATCATCAAGCACCTTAAAGATCGCGGCATCGGCGTACTGATTACCGACCACAATGTACGCGAAACCCTCAGCATCTGCGAAAAGGCCTACATCGTTAGCGAAGGCCACATTATTGCCGAGGGCGATGCCAGCACGGTGCTCGCCAACCAGCGGGTACGCGAGGTGTACCTAGGCGACCAGTTCACCCTCTAG
- the lptA gene encoding lipopolysaccharide transport periplasmic protein LptA, whose amino-acid sequence MKHNNPRRSHAWLALAALAVMVTPLAQALPTDRDQPINIKSDDFDLDKKKGVLTYVGNVVIEQGSIYIEAEKAVFYSKNNEVYRVVATGAPAHFQQQPEIDKPLVKARGELLVYEVGNEKLTITGKARVEQDGSLITGDQINYNIHLATVEAGRRTDSKERVNVILQPQKRTPAEQKDQ is encoded by the coding sequence ATGAAACACAATAACCCGCGCCGCAGCCACGCCTGGCTCGCCCTTGCCGCCTTGGCCGTGATGGTTACACCATTGGCACAAGCGCTGCCCACCGATCGCGATCAGCCCATTAACATCAAGTCGGACGATTTCGATCTAGATAAAAAAAAGGGCGTTCTAACTTATGTGGGTAACGTCGTCATTGAACAGGGCAGCATCTACATCGAGGCTGAAAAAGCCGTGTTTTACAGCAAGAACAACGAGGTTTACCGCGTGGTAGCCACCGGTGCACCGGCCCACTTTCAACAGCAACCCGAGATCGATAAGCCACTGGTAAAAGCCCGCGGCGAATTACTGGTGTACGAAGTGGGTAATGAAAAGCTCACCATCACAGGCAAAGCCCGCGTAGAGCAAGACGGCTCACTGATCACCGGTGATCAAATCAACTACAACATTCACCTGGCCACCGTTGAGGCCGGCCGCCGTACCGATAGCAAGGAGCGGGTCAACGTTATTCTGCAGCCTCAAAAGCGCACGCCCGCGGAGCAAAAAGACCAATGA
- the lptC gene encoding LPS export ABC transporter periplasmic protein LptC, with translation MAKLKKLLPVIVALIVFIYLFMVETPSTRLFEQPPKDAEQQAPAFFMTDFVSVHYDEAGKVSRRVTGVRADHYQPAGKASNKDFTLVEQLRAEIYNPDQAPWIIVADRARATNKDDRLELTGNVHLFQQDPVEGTTELFTEKLIYFTKRQVAETDQPVKILSPQGITHGNALNANIKTQTFKLTRGVTGTYETQ, from the coding sequence TTGGCAAAACTTAAAAAATTACTGCCCGTTATTGTTGCCCTGATCGTGTTCATCTACCTGTTTATGGTGGAGACACCCTCTACACGCCTGTTCGAGCAGCCCCCAAAAGATGCAGAGCAACAGGCACCGGCATTTTTCATGACCGACTTCGTGAGCGTTCATTACGATGAAGCCGGCAAGGTAAGCCGGCGCGTGACCGGCGTGCGCGCCGATCACTACCAACCCGCCGGCAAGGCCAGCAACAAAGATTTCACCCTGGTAGAGCAGCTGCGCGCTGAAATCTATAATCCCGATCAGGCGCCCTGGATTATTGTGGCCGATCGAGCGCGCGCAACCAACAAGGATGACCGGCTTGAACTCACCGGCAACGTACACCTGTTTCAACAGGATCCGGTTGAGGGCACCACGGAACTCTTTACAGAAAAGTTGATCTACTTTACCAAGCGCCAGGTGGCTGAAACGGATCAGCCGGTGAAAATACTTTCGCCCCAAGGCATTACCCACGGCAATGCGCTGAACGCCAATATCAAAACCCAGACTTTTAAACTTACTCGCGGAGTCACAGGCACTTATGAAACACAATAA
- a CDS encoding HAD family hydrolase — MTQALASAKNIKLLLLDVDGVLTDGKLYFDNQGNEMKAFNTQDGHGIKLLQKSGVQVGIITGRKSELVARRAGDLGINILVQGREDKFAALQEILTDLPLALEQIAFMGDDHPDLTCMVKVGLAMTTANAHPDVVARAHWQSARNGGEGAVREACDFIMQAQGTHAALLAKYTG, encoded by the coding sequence ATGACTCAAGCACTGGCCTCGGCAAAAAACATCAAACTGCTGCTACTCGATGTAGACGGCGTACTCACCGACGGCAAGCTCTACTTCGACAACCAGGGCAACGAGATGAAAGCCTTCAACACCCAAGATGGCCACGGCATCAAGCTGCTGCAAAAATCGGGGGTACAGGTGGGCATTATTACCGGGCGCAAAAGTGAGTTGGTGGCGCGCCGCGCGGGTGATTTGGGTATAAATATTTTGGTGCAAGGCCGCGAAGATAAATTTGCCGCCCTGCAGGAAATCCTCACAGACCTGCCGCTTGCGCTCGAGCAAATCGCCTTCATGGGTGACGACCATCCGGATCTCACCTGCATGGTAAAAGTGGGCCTGGCCATGACCACCGCCAACGCTCACCCGGATGTGGTAGCCCGCGCCCACTGGCAAAGTGCGCGCAACGGCGGCGAAGGGGCCGTGCGTGAAGCCTGCGATTTCATCATGCAGGCACAAGGCACGCACGCAGCGCTACTGGCTAAATACACAGGCTGA
- a CDS encoding KpsF/GutQ family sugar-phosphate isomerase — protein sequence MNQHFAFIEAGKRTVKIELDAIAALDARMDANFARACQLILACQGRTIVTGMGKSGHIGGKIAATLASTGTPAFFVHPGEASHGDLGMVTRQDVVIAISNSGSSSEVLTLIPLFKRMQIPIISMTGNPNSPLAQAADVNLDISIQAEACPLDLAPTSSTTVTLVVGDALAVALLEARGFTKEEFAFSHPGGALGRRLLVRASDLMHAGQELPKVSPDTLLSTALVEMTRKGFGMTTVVDEADQLIGVFTDGDLRRCVDLGANLATATMAQVMTRNPLTVTTDLLAAEALTLMEQRKITALVVEDHNKHPVGLLHMHDILRAGIV from the coding sequence ATGAATCAACACTTTGCCTTTATTGAAGCCGGAAAGCGCACCGTCAAGATTGAGCTCGATGCCATTGCCGCGCTCGACGCACGCATGGATGCCAATTTTGCCCGCGCCTGCCAGCTGATTCTTGCCTGCCAGGGCCGTACCATTGTGACGGGCATGGGCAAATCCGGCCACATCGGCGGCAAGATAGCCGCCACATTGGCCAGCACCGGCACCCCGGCCTTTTTTGTACACCCGGGTGAGGCCAGCCATGGCGACCTGGGCATGGTGACCCGCCAGGATGTGGTCATCGCCATTTCCAATTCCGGCTCATCATCGGAAGTGCTCACGCTGATCCCCTTATTCAAGCGTATGCAAATTCCCATCATCAGCATGACCGGCAACCCCAACTCGCCGCTGGCGCAGGCTGCCGATGTAAACCTGGACATCAGTATTCAGGCCGAGGCCTGCCCGCTGGATTTGGCGCCCACCTCATCGACTACCGTCACCCTGGTGGTGGGCGATGCCTTGGCAGTCGCGCTATTGGAAGCCCGCGGCTTCACCAAAGAAGAATTTGCCTTTTCGCACCCGGGCGGCGCCTTGGGCCGGCGCCTGCTTGTGCGCGCTAGCGATCTGATGCACGCAGGCCAGGAGCTGCCAAAGGTCAGCCCCGATACCTTGCTGTCTACGGCGCTCGTGGAAATGACCCGCAAGGGCTTTGGCATGACGACCGTTGTGGACGAGGCAGATCAATTGATTGGCGTTTTCACCGACGGCGACCTGCGCCGCTGCGTGGATCTAGGGGCGAATCTGGCCACCGCCACCATGGCCCAGGTGATGACGCGCAACCCGCTTACGGTAACCACAGACCTGCTGGCGGCCGAAGCCCTCACCTTGATGGAACAGCGAAAAATTACCGCGCTGGTGGTTGAAGACCACAACAAACACCCCGTAGGCCTGCTGCACATGCACGACATTTTGCGGGCAGGAATCGTTTAG
- a CDS encoding phospholipid-binding protein MlaC, translated as MGSRILGALLGAFLLFAASAQGAAEVGPREVVVGVVDSLKAAVNKHDAEKDPEAVKLLAEMRGILEPVVDFGFIARVVMGPAAKKATPEQMAKFESIFRDSLVSTYAKGMTGYVQAEMAIPPLAPEAAGQNRVAVRQEVTTSSGVQVIDYTMAKNRTTGEWKLINVVLNGINLGKTFRSQFAQAYKQHKGNVDLVIAEWAKELPAKP; from the coding sequence ATGGGTTCCCGGATTTTAGGTGCGCTGTTGGGCGCTTTCTTGTTGTTTGCCGCATCGGCACAGGGTGCCGCTGAGGTTGGCCCGCGTGAAGTGGTGGTGGGCGTTGTAGATTCCCTGAAGGCTGCGGTGAACAAGCACGATGCTGAAAAAGACCCAGAGGCCGTGAAACTGTTGGCTGAAATGCGAGGCATTTTGGAGCCGGTGGTGGATTTTGGTTTTATTGCGCGGGTGGTGATGGGGCCTGCAGCCAAAAAGGCCACGCCCGAGCAGATGGCAAAGTTTGAAAGCATATTCCGCGACAGCCTGGTATCCACCTACGCCAAAGGCATGACCGGCTATGTGCAGGCCGAAATGGCCATCCCGCCGCTGGCCCCCGAGGCCGCTGGCCAAAACCGCGTGGCGGTGCGCCAAGAGGTGACCACCTCATCCGGCGTGCAGGTAATTGACTACACCATGGCCAAGAACCGCACCACCGGTGAGTGGAAGTTGATCAATGTGGTGCTTAATGGCATCAACCTCGGCAAGACATTCCGCAGCCAGTTTGCCCAGGCGTACAAGCAGCACAAGGGCAATGTGGATCTGGTGATAGCCGAGTGGGCCAAAGAGCTGCCCGCCAAGCCCTAA
- a CDS encoding BolA family protein, whose product MQPQEIKALIEAAIAESQVEVSIAGSHVNLVVVSPAFEGMRPVQKQQLVYKALSEQIASGVIHAVNMQTLTPAEAG is encoded by the coding sequence ATGCAACCGCAAGAAATCAAGGCGCTGATAGAAGCCGCCATCGCAGAGAGCCAGGTAGAGGTGTCTATTGCCGGCAGCCATGTAAACCTGGTGGTGGTCAGCCCTGCATTTGAGGGTATGCGCCCGGTGCAGAAGCAGCAGCTGGTGTACAAGGCGTTGTCTGAGCAGATTGCCAGCGGCGTAATTCACGCTGTAAACATGCAGACCTTAACCCCTGCAGAGGCCGGCTAG
- the murA gene encoding UDP-N-acetylglucosamine 1-carboxyvinyltransferase, with product MDKLLIQGGARLDGEIRISGAKNSGLPILAATLLAEGPMHICNLPHLNDITTMLALLRCMGVEITIDEKMCVETNTEPMREFTAPYELVKTMRASILVLGPMLARFGEANVSFPGGCAIGSRPVDIHLRGLEAMGATVEVDQGYIRARCDGRLKGAHFFMDTVTVGGTENLVMAAALAEGRTVLENAAREPEVVDLCECLVAMGAKISGIGSATLVIDGVESLKGCTYKVMPDRIETGTYLVAAAATGGKVKLKDTRADILESVILKLEEAGAEITIGDDWIALDMKGKRPKSVNLKTAPYPAFPTDMQAQFTAMNAIAEGVGAVTETIFENRLIQVHELNRMGANISLEGNTALITGVKQLKAAPVMASDLRASASLVIAGLVAEGDTLVDRIYHIDRGYECIEEKLQLLGANIRRVPG from the coding sequence ATGGACAAATTGCTCATCCAAGGCGGCGCCCGTCTCGACGGTGAAATCCGCATTTCCGGGGCCAAAAACTCTGGCCTTCCGATCCTTGCTGCCACGCTTCTGGCCGAAGGGCCGATGCATATCTGCAATTTGCCCCATCTGAACGACATCACCACCATGCTCGCACTGCTGCGCTGCATGGGGGTGGAGATCACCATTGATGAAAAAATGTGTGTTGAAACCAACACCGAGCCGATGCGTGAGTTCACCGCGCCTTATGAGCTGGTGAAAACCATGCGCGCCTCCATTTTGGTGCTGGGCCCCATGCTGGCCCGCTTCGGTGAGGCCAATGTGTCTTTCCCTGGCGGTTGCGCCATTGGCAGCCGCCCGGTAGATATTCACCTGAGAGGCCTTGAGGCCATGGGCGCCACCGTTGAGGTAGACCAAGGTTACATTCGCGCCCGTTGCGATGGCCGCCTTAAGGGCGCGCACTTCTTTATGGATACCGTAACCGTGGGCGGTACCGAAAACCTGGTAATGGCCGCCGCGCTGGCCGAGGGGCGTACGGTGCTTGAAAATGCCGCGCGTGAGCCCGAGGTGGTGGATTTGTGCGAGTGCCTGGTGGCCATGGGTGCCAAAATTTCAGGCATCGGCAGCGCAACACTCGTGATTGACGGGGTGGAGTCGCTCAAAGGTTGTACCTACAAAGTGATGCCCGATCGCATTGAAACCGGCACTTACCTGGTGGCGGCTGCGGCCACAGGCGGCAAGGTTAAGCTTAAAGACACCCGCGCAGACATTCTTGAATCGGTGATCCTGAAACTTGAAGAGGCCGGTGCGGAAATTACTATCGGTGACGATTGGATCGCGCTCGATATGAAGGGCAAGCGCCCCAAGTCGGTCAACCTCAAAACCGCGCCTTATCCTGCTTTCCCAACCGATATGCAGGCCCAGTTCACCGCCATGAACGCCATTGCCGAAGGCGTGGGTGCGGTAACCGAAACCATTTTTGAAAACCGCCTGATCCAGGTGCATGAACTCAATCGCATGGGTGCCAATATCTCCCTTGAGGGCAATACAGCCTTGATTACGGGCGTTAAGCAGCTGAAAGCCGCCCCTGTGATGGCCTCTGATTTACGCGCCTCGGCAAGCCTTGTGATTGCGGGCCTGGTGGCAGAGGGCGATACGCTGGTTGATCGCATTTACCACATCGATCGCGGCTATGAGTGCATTGAAGAAAAGCTGCAATTGTTGGGTGCCAATATCCGGAGGGTGCCAGGCTGA
- the hisG gene encoding ATP phosphoribosyltransferase: protein MSKLTIALTKGRILEETLPLLAAAGIEPEEDISKSRKLIFGTNQPGVHLVVLRGSDVPTYVQFGAADMGVSGKDTLMENGAEGLYEPLDLNIAKCRLMTAAIKGASAPSGRLKVATKYVNVAKRYYAAQGRQADIIKLYGGMELAPLMDLADEIVDIVDTGNTLKANGLEARDHIADISSRLIVNKASMKMKHAQIQRIIDDIATAVSA from the coding sequence ATGAGCAAATTGACTATTGCGCTCACCAAGGGGCGCATTCTGGAGGAAACCTTGCCGTTGCTGGCCGCCGCCGGCATCGAGCCTGAGGAAGACATCAGCAAATCGCGCAAATTGATTTTTGGTACCAATCAGCCGGGTGTACATCTGGTGGTTTTGCGTGGCTCTGACGTGCCCACTTACGTGCAATTTGGTGCCGCTGACATGGGGGTGTCTGGTAAGGATACGCTCATGGAAAATGGCGCCGAGGGGCTTTATGAGCCGCTGGATTTGAACATTGCCAAATGCCGGCTGATGACGGCTGCCATCAAGGGGGCCAGTGCGCCTAGCGGGCGGCTTAAGGTGGCCACCAAATACGTGAATGTTGCCAAGCGTTACTACGCAGCCCAGGGCCGTCAGGCCGATATCATCAAGCTGTACGGTGGTATGGAGCTTGCGCCATTAATGGATTTGGCCGATGAGATTGTGGACATTGTCGATACCGGCAATACCCTCAAGGCCAACGGGCTGGAGGCGCGCGATCACATTGCCGACATCAGCTCGCGGCTGATAGTGAACAAGGCGTCGATGAAAATGAAGCACGCCCAGATCCAGCGCATTATCGACGATATTGCCACCGCGGTATCTGCCTAA
- the hisD gene encoding histidinol dehydrogenase: MIAELSTRDANFDAALEALLAFESISDAGVAQVVADIIADIRARGDAALVEYTNRFDHREVADVSALCVPQASLKAAFESLPVPQREALEMAAARVREYHQHQLQTSWQYQEADGTVLGQQVTAMARVGIYVPGGKASYPSSVLMNAIPAKVAGVDEVIMVVPAPGGELNPMVLAAAHLAGVDQVLTVGGAQAVAALAYGTQTLTKVDKIVGPGNIYVATAKRAVFGQVAIDMIAGPSEILVICDGQTPADWVAMDLFSQAEHDEQAQAILICPDAAYLAEVKAAMARLLPTLERADIARQSLAARGALIHVDSLDEAIALSNRIAPEHLELSVASPESYLPKIRHAGAIFMGRHTAEALGDYCAGPNHVLPTSGTARFSSPLGVYDFQKRSSIIHCSQAGASRLGRCASVLARGESLEAHARSAEYRILESDA; encoded by the coding sequence ATGATTGCCGAGCTATCCACCCGAGACGCCAACTTCGATGCAGCGCTTGAGGCGCTGCTGGCTTTTGAATCTATCAGTGATGCTGGTGTTGCGCAGGTGGTGGCAGACATCATTGCCGACATTCGTGCGCGCGGTGATGCAGCGCTGGTGGAATATACCAATCGCTTTGATCACCGTGAGGTGGCCGATGTGAGCGCACTGTGCGTGCCCCAGGCGAGCTTGAAAGCCGCCTTTGAGTCGCTGCCTGTGCCGCAGCGTGAAGCCCTTGAAATGGCAGCCGCGCGCGTGCGCGAATATCACCAGCACCAGCTGCAAACGTCCTGGCAATACCAGGAGGCCGATGGCACAGTGCTGGGTCAGCAGGTGACTGCCATGGCGCGGGTGGGGATTTACGTGCCCGGCGGCAAGGCCTCTTACCCCTCCTCTGTGCTGATGAATGCCATCCCCGCCAAGGTGGCCGGTGTGGACGAGGTGATTATGGTGGTACCGGCACCGGGTGGCGAGTTGAACCCAATGGTGCTGGCGGCGGCGCACCTGGCGGGCGTTGATCAGGTGTTAACCGTGGGTGGCGCCCAGGCAGTGGCGGCGTTGGCTTACGGTACGCAAACGCTCACCAAGGTAGATAAGATTGTAGGCCCCGGCAACATCTATGTGGCAACCGCCAAGCGCGCCGTATTCGGCCAGGTGGCCATCGACATGATTGCCGGCCCGTCAGAAATTCTGGTGATTTGCGATGGTCAAACGCCGGCTGATTGGGTGGCGATGGATTTATTTAGCCAGGCAGAGCACGATGAACAGGCGCAGGCGATTTTGATTTGCCCGGATGCCGCCTACCTTGCTGAAGTAAAAGCGGCCATGGCGCGCTTGCTGCCAACCCTTGAGCGGGCCGACATCGCACGCCAATCGCTGGCGGCGCGCGGCGCGTTGATTCATGTGGACTCCCTCGACGAGGCGATTGCGCTGTCAAACCGCATTGCGCCAGAGCACCTTGAGTTGTCTGTGGCCTCGCCTGAAAGCTACTTGCCCAAAATTCGCCACGCCGGCGCCATTTTTATGGGGCGCCACACGGCAGAGGCGCTGGGCGATTACTGCGCCGGGCCCAATCACGTGCTGCCCACCTCGGGCACTGCGCGCTTTTCATCTCCTTTGGGTGTGTACGACTTTCAAAAGCGCTCTTCAATTATTCACTGCTCGCAGGCGGGTGCCAGTAGGCTTGGGCGTTGTGCCAGTGTGTTGGCGCGCGGCGAGTCGCTGGAAGCCCATGCGCGCTCAGCGGAATACCGCATTCTGGAATCTGACGCCTAA